The genomic interval AAAACAGTTTTAATTACTGGTGCTACAAGCGGAATTGGAAAAGCAACCGCTCAGATTTTGGCAAAAAACAATTATAAAGTTGTACTTTGCGGAAGACGTAAAGACCGTTTGGAAGAACTTGAAAAAGAACTTTCAGCTTTTACAGAAGTGCATTCTTTGGCTTTTGATGTTCGTGATAAACAAGATGTCTTAGAAAAAATAAGTTCTTTGCCCAATGATTTTGCTGCAATCGACGTTTTAATTAATAATGCTGGAAATGCGCATGGTTTAGATCCAATTCAAAATGGAGATTTGGACGATTGGGACGCCATGATCGATATTAATGTAAAAGGACTTTTATATGTTTCAAAAGCAATAATTCCACAAATGGTCGAAAGACAAGCGGGACATATTATTAATATTGGTTCGACGGCTGCAAAAGAAGTGTATCCAAACGGAAATGTGTATTGCGGTTCTAAACATGCAGTTGATGCGATTACAGCAGGAATGCGAATTGACTTAAATCCGTTCGGAATTAGAGTGGGCGGAATTCATCCAGGAATGGTTGCAACAGAATTCAGCGAAGTTCGTTTTAAGGGAGATGTTGAAAGAGCTTCAAATGTCTACAAAGGATTTGATCCGCTTCAGGCAGAAGATATTGCCGATATTATTCATTTTGTGGTTTCAAGGCCTTATCATGTAAACATTGCAGATTTGGTTGTCATGAGTACTGCGCAAGCTTCTTCGACAATTGTAAAGAAAAATATTTAAATAAAATTGATTGTAGAGACGCACAGTAGTGCGTCTTTTTTTTAATTTTAAGTTTTAATAAATTAAATTAGTGCGAATTAGTGCAATTCGTGGCAAAATAAAATCGACATGATTAATAAACGCCTTTTAATTAAAAATCTTCTAGCTCATAATGATGAAAGCAGTTTTTATGATAAAAAAAGGCAGTTGAATCTTCATTCCCGAGAAGGAAAAGGAAAATTCTTGAAACACATTTGTGCGTTATCCAATTCCAATCCAAACAATAATTCTTATATCGTAGTTGGAGTAGAAGACCAAGATAATGAAATTGTCGGCGATGATTTCTTCGATGATAGCCGAATTCAGAATCTCGTAAATGCTTTTTTAGAAAATCCACCTAAAATTCAATACGAAAACGTCCCATTTCCAAACCTTCCAAAAGATAAAGTAATCGGTCTGGTTACCATTAAACCTAAAAGTAAAATCTCTTATTTTAAAAAAGGAATTCACACCATTCTTTCCAATAGTGTTTTTATAAGACGCGGCAGTAATTCGATTCCACTTGAAGAACACGAAGAAATCGAAAAAAGCAATCAAAATACAGAAACCGTTATTGGTATAGAAAATAGTTCTCGAAACAGTATTCAATACACTTTAGACGGCGTTATCGATTTTATGAATTTCAGGCATAAAGATATGTCTCCGAAATACTATGTTTTTAAAGAATTGTTTGTGATTTGCTGGGCGGGAGTTCCTAAAACAATGCGCGATAAAACTTTTCTTTCGCGTGTTGATATCGAATTAATCAACGAACAAATTAAACTTTTTTATTCTGCTCAAGATGTTGTGACTATCGAATTTAACGATGATACTTTTACCATTACAGAATATGTTCCTTTGGGGTTGAATGATAAAACGAGTTATTATCCGTTAGAAGAGCAAACGATTCATTTTTTTGATAATGGGTATTATAAAATAGATCGCCAAATGCTTTTTCAGCCGCCAGAGTTTAACCGAAAAATGCTGTATCATATTTATAATTCGAATACGGCATTACTGAGCAAGCTTCAAAAAGAAATTGCATTATCAGAACGTGAAATGAAAGATTTAGAAAATCTGCCTTCTACTTTTATGATTTGTTATTTGAATGGTTTTGAAGATGCACGACAAAAATTAATTGATGCCAAACTGCTTTTAAAACCTTATAAACATATTTATTCTTCTTTTAAAGAGGCTTTAAGGATTTTGCGTAAGATGAAATATGATGTTCAGTGAAAAGAGTTGCAAAGGTTCAGAGGTTCAAAGCAACAAAGGTTTTTCTGTAGAGACGCAACCGCAGTGCGTCTACATCCAGCATATTAACAAAGATTGTGTTTAAAATTATTGAAAATTTAAATACTTCTTTACTTCTTCGTACGGAAATATAATTTCTTTTGGACCGTCTGCGTAAGAAGCGGCTTCGTATGAATTGTAATACAAAAGTAAACCTTCGGAGGTGTAAAAGATGTTTTGTGGTAACTGGAATTTATCATTTTCAAACATCAAACCTGTTGCATTGATATTGGCTTTTTCAGGAATTTTGTATTTGTTTCGAAATGTTTTTTCGGCGAAAGCCTTAAATTTTTTTTCGTTTTTAAATAATTGATTATTGTTTATAGCTTTTCCAGTTTTTGCATTAAATAATAAGGAGCGATAACCTTGATAACCGTGAGCGCCTCCAGTAAAAGTATAATGATCAATTTTTAGATTTAAAATATCTTCAGATTGAAACTCAACGTCTCCGATTATTTTTGCTTCCCAGCCAAAAGTGTCTTCTGGAAATTTTTGACGCATTTCTTCGTAAGAAGCAATAAAAGATTTTGCCAATGATTTATAATCATCAACTTTTACTGAATCTTCTTCAAAAAAGACAATTTCTTTTATAACGGCAAAAACTCTCTTATTAATGCTGTCTGATATTACTCGGCCATTTTTGGCAATTGGAACTTCTATTGTGATTTGCGGACAATCATTTTTGCACGTAATAGTAGACTTTTCTTCAAACCTTTCATTCTCAAATGAAAGCTCTTTTTTGCAACTTGTAAAAATCAAACACAAAAAGATTATAAATATGTAATTTTTCATATCAAAAAGTGTTAATTATCTACAAAGATAAGTAGTTGTATCACGATAAAATAAATTAAGCGGTAAATTTGTAAAACAATTATAGAATTAAAATTTATAACTATATGAAATTCAATACAAAAGTAATTCACGGTGGACAGCATCATGATCCAAGTACAGGCGCCGTTATGCCGCCAGTGTATCAAACGTCAACTTTTATTCAGACAAGTCCAGGAAAACCGTTGGCAGATTACGAATATAGTAGAGCTTCGAATCCAACTCGTACAGCTTTAGAAGAAGCTTTGGCTAGTATTGAAAACGGAACTCGTGGATTGGCATTTTCATCTGGTCTTGCGGCGACAGATTGCGTTTTAAGATCTTTTAAAGCGGGAGATGAAATTATTGCAATGGACGATTTATATGGCGGAACTTACAGAATGTTTTCTCGCGTTTATAAAGATTCTGGAATTAAATTCCATTTTGTTGATATGACGAATATCGAAAAATTGAAAAGTTTGATCAATGAAAACACGAAATTAATTTGGGTAGAAACGCCAACAAATCCGTTGATGAAATTGGCTGATATTGAAGAAATCGCGAAAATCACAAAAGAGAAAAATATTCTTTTGGCTGTGGACAATACTTTTGCGACGCCTTATTTGCAAAAACCTTTAGATTTAGGCGCAGATATCGTAATGCACTCTGCAACAAAATATTTAGGAGGGCACTCTGATGTTATTGCTGGTGCATTAATTGTAAAAGACAAAGAACTTGGCGATCAATTGCACTTTCAGCAATTTGCAACAGGAGCAACTCTTGGACCAATGGATAGTTTCTTGGTTTTAAGAGGAATCAAAACTTTGGCTTTAAGAGTTCAGAGACATTGTGAAAACGGAGAAAAAGTGGTTGAATATTTAAGCAAACATCCAAAGATTAAGACAGTTTATTATCCAGGTTTAAAGAATCATCCATTTCATGAAATTGCCAAAAAGCAAATGAAAGCTTTTGGCGGAATGGTTTCTTTCGATTTTAAATCAGGAAAAAAAGAAGATTCTATCGCTTTTTTAGAAAAGCTGAAAGTATTTACTTTGGCAGAATCTTTAGGTGGAGTAGAATCATTGGCAAATCATCCAGCTTTGATGACACATGCATCAATTCCTGCAGATAAAAGAGCGGAAGTTGGAATTACTGATGATTTAGTTCGACTAAGTGTTGGTATTGAAGATGCAGAAGATTTAATTGCCGATTTAGAACAGGCTTTAGCTTAAAATTAAAATTTACAATATAAAAAATCCCAAATTCCAAAATAAGTAAAATTGGAATTTGGGATTTTTTATATTGTAAATTTTAATTTTAGAACTCTAAGTAATAGATATAACCAAAGTTAAACCAAACTTGCCAGTCATTATATTTATTTTCTGTATAAAGATTTTTGTTTGGGTTTAAACCGTCAATCCAATCCGAATTATACATTTGAAAACGAGTTTCAAACATTAAATCGCTCATTTTTGTCAGTTTATATTGAACACCGATAGCAGCGGTTGCAGACAAAACTACGCCAGTTTCTGTAGAAAAGCCATGTGCTCGTCCATCAGAAGGAGTTAAATATTTTCCTGGAGTAACATTCGGAAGCGTAATATCTCCTAAATGTGATCCAACTTTTGCGGAATAATAACTTACTTGAAAACCTACACTTCCGTACGGGCTAAAACTACCAATAGTATTTTCAAAATCGTGAATTTTAATAGGATGAAATAATAACTGTGAACCTATACCTACTATGGTAGAACTTCCATGCATATTTCTTAACTGTTGAGCGAATACCCCATCAGGTTTCCTTTCAACCCATTCTCCAAAATGTTTTAAGTTTGTTCTGCTAAAAGTTAAGTCAGATCTCACTTTAAAGTGTTCTGAAAAAAAAGTTTCTCTATTACTAGCAGAAGAAAAGTTGATGAAATGCATTACTCCGATACCAAAACCTGTGTTTCCTGCATTTGTATCAAAGTTATTTCTTTGGCCAAAATCTGACTGTAAAGTAACTGGTCCTGCGTAGATTCCGATCTCTTGAGCAAGGTTTGACTGGGAAGATGCCGCAGTTGATATACCAAAGATGGCAAATAGTGTGATAAAGAGGTGCTTAGACATTTTGTTGGGCTTACAAATCT from Flavobacterium sp. YJ01 carries:
- a CDS encoding SDR family NAD(P)-dependent oxidoreductase, whose protein sequence is MKKTVLITGATSGIGKATAQILAKNNYKVVLCGRRKDRLEELEKELSAFTEVHSLAFDVRDKQDVLEKISSLPNDFAAIDVLINNAGNAHGLDPIQNGDLDDWDAMIDINVKGLLYVSKAIIPQMVERQAGHIINIGSTAAKEVYPNGNVYCGSKHAVDAITAGMRIDLNPFGIRVGGIHPGMVATEFSEVRFKGDVERASNVYKGFDPLQAEDIADIIHFVVSRPYHVNIADLVVMSTAQASSTIVKKNI
- a CDS encoding ATP-binding protein, with the protein product MINKRLLIKNLLAHNDESSFYDKKRQLNLHSREGKGKFLKHICALSNSNPNNNSYIVVGVEDQDNEIVGDDFFDDSRIQNLVNAFLENPPKIQYENVPFPNLPKDKVIGLVTIKPKSKISYFKKGIHTILSNSVFIRRGSNSIPLEEHEEIEKSNQNTETVIGIENSSRNSIQYTLDGVIDFMNFRHKDMSPKYYVFKELFVICWAGVPKTMRDKTFLSRVDIELINEQIKLFYSAQDVVTIEFNDDTFTITEYVPLGLNDKTSYYPLEEQTIHFFDNGYYKIDRQMLFQPPEFNRKMLYHIYNSNTALLSKLQKEIALSEREMKDLENLPSTFMICYLNGFEDARQKLIDAKLLLKPYKHIYSSFKEALRILRKMKYDVQ
- a CDS encoding DUF3298 and DUF4163 domain-containing protein codes for the protein MKNYIFIIFLCLIFTSCKKELSFENERFEEKSTITCKNDCPQITIEVPIAKNGRVISDSINKRVFAVIKEIVFFEEDSVKVDDYKSLAKSFIASYEEMRQKFPEDTFGWEAKIIGDVEFQSEDILNLKIDHYTFTGGAHGYQGYRSLLFNAKTGKAINNNQLFKNEKKFKAFAEKTFRNKYKIPEKANINATGLMFENDKFQLPQNIFYTSEGLLLYYNSYEAASYADGPKEIIFPYEEVKKYLNFQ
- a CDS encoding cystathionine gamma-synthase, yielding MKFNTKVIHGGQHHDPSTGAVMPPVYQTSTFIQTSPGKPLADYEYSRASNPTRTALEEALASIENGTRGLAFSSGLAATDCVLRSFKAGDEIIAMDDLYGGTYRMFSRVYKDSGIKFHFVDMTNIEKLKSLINENTKLIWVETPTNPLMKLADIEEIAKITKEKNILLAVDNTFATPYLQKPLDLGADIVMHSATKYLGGHSDVIAGALIVKDKELGDQLHFQQFATGATLGPMDSFLVLRGIKTLALRVQRHCENGEKVVEYLSKHPKIKTVYYPGLKNHPFHEIAKKQMKAFGGMVSFDFKSGKKEDSIAFLEKLKVFTLAESLGGVESLANHPALMTHASIPADKRAEVGITDDLVRLSVGIEDAEDLIADLEQALA
- a CDS encoding glutamate dehydrogenase produces the protein MSKHLFITLFAIFGISTAASSQSNLAQEIGIYAGPVTLQSDFGQRNNFDTNAGNTGFGIGVMHFINFSSASNRETFFSEHFKVRSDLTFSRTNLKHFGEWVERKPDGVFAQQLRNMHGSSTIVGIGSQLLFHPIKIHDFENTIGSFSPYGSVGFQVSYYSAKVGSHLGDITLPNVTPGKYLTPSDGRAHGFSTETGVVLSATAAIGVQYKLTKMSDLMFETRFQMYNSDWIDGLNPNKNLYTENKYNDWQVWFNFGYIYYLEF